The Sesamum indicum cultivar Zhongzhi No. 13 linkage group LG6, S_indicum_v1.0, whole genome shotgun sequence genome has a segment encoding these proteins:
- the LOC105165159 gene encoding uncharacterized protein LOC105165159 codes for HVNSFPQNHQVLINLYVQHCHCPYTILSMSLINCLRKIDSEEDLKRGRSADVQDDMRHYFKIYLRKAERSWSGNLAPKPSRPQPNFRKMRSRSNLGTNKLRKMSPALHRVHSTSQTASYESAPATPRLVRSSGMRRDWSFEDLRRALEQ; via the coding sequence CATGTGAATTCCTTCCCTCAAAATCATCAAGTACTCATTAATCTGTACGTACAGCATTGTCATTGTCCATACACCATATTAAGCATGAGCCTGATCAATTGCCTGCGGAAGATAGATTCGGAAGAAGACCTGAAGAGAGGTCGATCGGCCGATGTGCAGGACGACATGAGGCACTATTTCAAGATATATTTACGTAAGGCAGAGAGAAGCTGGTCAGGCAACTTGGCACCAAAGCCGAGCCGGCCGCAACCCAATTTTAGGAAGATGAGAAGCCGATCCAATCTCGGCACTAACAAGTTGAGGAAGATGTCTCCGGCCCTCCACCGTGTCCATAGCACGAGCCAGACTGCCTCCTACGAGTCGGCGCCTGCCACGCCCAGGCTGGTCAGGAGTAGCGGCATGAGAAGAGATTGGAGCTTCGAGGATCTCCGACGAGCACTTGAACAATGA